In a single window of the Osmerus eperlanus chromosome 2, fOsmEpe2.1, whole genome shotgun sequence genome:
- the narfl gene encoding cytosolic Fe-S cluster assembly factor narfl, whose protein sequence is MLYGIKMASHFSGVLQLTDLDDFITPSQECVKPVKVDKKQGRSVAKIQIEDDGSYFQVNQDGRMQKLEKAKITLNDCLACSGCITSAESVLITQQSHEELYRVLRNNKSGAEEQKVVVVSVSPQSRASLAARYGLSSTEAGRRLTAFFKNLGVHHVFDTSFSRTFSLLESQREFVERFQRKEQDKKALPMLASACPGWICYAEKTHGEFILPYISTTRSPQQVMGSLVKRYFSGQQGLSPQQIYHVTVMPCYDKKLEASRPDFYLTEDETREVDCVITSGEVLKMLEEEKVSLKDVEPAPLDTMFSSVCEDELQRHAGSGSGGYLHHVFSHAARQLFGEGVPELTYNTLKNKDFQEVTLERNGAVLLRFAATYGFRNIQNLVQKLKRGKSPYHFVEVMACPSGCLNGGGQVKPLPEQSNKELLQQVEDLYRAEHPLVPEEDHRVAELYKSWLLSLGEEKAKELLHTQYHAVEKAGSGLTIKW, encoded by the exons atgctTTACGGCATTAAAATGGCGTCTCATTTCAGCGGTGTGCTACAGTTGACAGATCTCGATGACTTTATCACCCCTTCTCAG GAATGTGTAAAACCAGTCAAGGTAGATAAAAAGCAAGGCAGATCAGTGGCCAAAATTCAGATCGAGGATGACGGCAGTTATTTCCAAGTCAATCAG GATGGCAGGATGCAGAAGCTGGAGAAAGCAAAAATCACTCTGAATGACTGCTTAGCTTGCAGTGGCTGCATTACATCCGCGGAGAGCGTCCTTATCACACAACAGAGCCATGAGGAGTTGTACAGAGTGCTCCGCAATAACAAG agtggagcagaggagcagaaggTTGTGGTGGTATCTGTGTCTCCCCAGTCCAGAGCATCTTTGGCAGCACGCTATGGCCTTAGCAGTactgaggcaggcaggaggctcACTGCATTCTTCAAGAATCTAG GCGTTCACCATGTGTTTGACACCAGTTTCAGTCGCACCTTCAGCCTGCTGGAGAGCCAAAGGGAGTTTGTGGAGCGTTTCCAGAGGAAGGAGCAAGACAAGAAGGCTCTCCCCATGCTGGCCTCTGCTTGCCCAG GGTGGATCTGCTATGCAGAGAAGACCCACGGAGAATTCATTCTTCCCTACATCAGCACCACCCGCTCCCCTCAGCAGGTGATGGGGTCCCTGGTCAAGAGGTACTTCTCTGGACAGCAG GGTCTGAGCCCTCAGCAAATTTACCATGTGACCGTGATGCCCTGCTACGATAAGAAGCTGGAGGCCTCCAGACCAGACTTCTACCTGACTGAAGATGAGACGAGGGAGGTGGACTGTGTCATCACCTCAG GTGAGGTTCTGAAGATGTTAGAAGAGGAGAAAGTATCTCTTAAAGATGTGGAACCTGCACCGTTAGACACAAT GTTCAGCAGCGTATGTGAGGATGAACTGCAGCGACACGCAGGCAGTGGCTCAGGGGGGTACCTCCATCACGTGTTCAGCCACGCAGCCAGACAGCTGTTCGGAGAGGGCGTCCCGGAGCTGACATACAACACGCTCAA AAACAAAGACTTTCAAGAGGTGACATTGGAGAGGAATGGAGCCGTCCTGCTGCGTTTTGCTGCTACCTACGGCTTCCGGAACATCCAGAACCTAGTGCAGAAACTCAAGAGGGGCAAGTCGCCATACCACTTTGTGGAAGTGATGGCCTGTCCTTCAG GATGCCTGAATGGGGGAGGGCAGGTGAAGCCTTTACCTGAGCAGTCCAACAAAGAGCTGCTACAGCAGGTGGAGGATCTGTACAGGGCAGAGCACCCCCTAGTGCCTGAGGAGGATCACCGTGTGGCAGAACTCTACAAGTCCTGGCTACTCTCTTTAGGGGAGGAAAAAGCCAAGGAGCTACTGCATACACAGTACCATGCTGTGGAGAAGGCTGGTAGCGGACTCACTATCAAGTGGTGA
- the zgc:113333 gene encoding beta-N-acetylhexosaminidase has product MGQNDPKRTQGLSTMATKVLRSIAITLIVFAVVKLLFFNSGTKRNNMKTVIDPGTFWRINLENKVDRMDPFKLKEEVKPKIISAVPQVNKSDRADAVKIVHLDLKGAAPKVNYLEQIFPLLSSLGADGILLEYEDMFPYYGDLQILRSPYAYSMEDIEKIKSLAKLNKLDIIPLVQVFGHLEFVLKHKQYFPLREVIQLPNDLNPHHPDSVTLVKSMVSQVMACHPEATWFHMGADEVFGLGTGEDSKNWLQGNKGGVDQMFLKHTVEMACFISEKRPGLRVLMCMSGLQNFAIPTIWNYGSSVDTDVIGNLISRYESAGFQSLWFASAFKGASLINQIWTPLEHHLQNHLSWLIVMTYMFTKYPSIALKGIMLTGWQRYEHHTVLCELFPVGIPSLAMCLLTLKHGSFGEKAQIEAHHILGCKIEVEENVCKGSVAFAGSQIYHRVHTIHTLLKAEVNKLMDNFFIKGGFGRYQRRHNFANPRHIEIFHNELKTLLDKWETYIEDFRVEMGAIFFTDAVEEGMEENVNTELDIMRECAEDAERILKLNGQPKSL; this is encoded by the exons atgggtcagaatgacccgaagagaacacaagggttaagcaccaTGGCTACTAAAGTTCTAAGGTCGATTGCAATCACTCTTATCGTTTTTGCTGTTGTCAAACTTTTGTTTTTTAATTCAGG AACAAAGAGGAATAACATGAAGACTGTTATTGATCCTGGGACGTTTTGGCGAATAAACCTTGAAAATAAAGTAGATAGGATGGATCCATTTAAGTTGAAGGAAGAAGTGAAACCAAAGATCATTTCAGCTGTGCCACAAGTCAACAAGTCTGATAGGGCTGACGCAGTGAAG atAGTCCACCTGGATCTGAAAGGTGCTGCACCCAAAGTGAATTACCTAGAGCAG ATCTTTCCCCTGCTTTCATCTCTGGGTGCCGATGGGATACTGTTAGAGTATGAGGATATGTTCCCCTATTATGGAGACCTACAGATTCTCAGATCCCCATATGCATACAG CATGGAGGACATTGAGAAAATAAAGAGCCTGGCCAAACTTAACAAACTGGATATCATCCCTCTTGTCCAAGTGTTTGGACACCTTGAG TTTGTGTTGAAGCATAAGCAGTACTTTCCCCTGAGGGAGGTGATACAGTTACCCAACGATCTGAATCCCCACCACCCCGACTCTGTGACCCTTGTGAAAAGTATGGTGTCCCAGGTCATGGCCTGTCATCCTGAGGCCACCTGGTTCCACATGGGGGCCGATGAA GTTTTTGGTCTGGGGACCGGTGAAGACTCTAAGAATTGGTTACAAGGCAACAAGGGAGGTGTTGATCAGATGTTCCTGAAGCACACAGTGGAAATGGCCTGCTTCATCTCGGAGAAAAGACCAGGGCTCAGAGTCCTGATGTGTATG TCTGGCCTGCAGAATTTTGCCATTCCAACTATATGGAACTATGGGAGTTCAGTAGATACAGATGTTATTG GTAATCTGATATCTAGATACGAATCTGCCGGGTTCCAGAGTTTATGGTTTGCCAGTGCATTCAAAGGTGCCTCGCTTATCAACCAGATATGGACACCGCTTGAACACCACTTGCAAAACCACCTATCCTGGCTCATCGTCATGACCTATATGTTCACCAAATACCCCTCCATAGCTCTGAAAGGCATCATGTTAACTGGATGGCAAAG GTATGAGCATCACACTGTGTTATGTGAACTGTTTCCTGTTGGCATCCCTTCCCTGGCCATGTGTCTTCTGACACTCAAACATG GCTCATTTGGTGAGAAGGCACAAATTGAAGCCCATCACATACTGGGCTGTAAAATTGAAGTGGAGGAAAATGTATG TAAGGGAAGTGTTGCATTCGCCGGCTCACAGATCTACCATAGGGTGCATACAATTCACACACTACTAAAGGCTGAAGTTAACAAACTCATGGATAACTT CTTTATCAAAGGGGGCTTTGGTCGCTACCAGAGAAGGCATAATTTTGCAAACCCAAGACACATTGAAATCTTTCACAATGAACTGAAAAC ACTGCTGGACAAGTGGGAGACCTACATAGAAGACTTCCGTGTAGAGATGGGGGCCATCTTCTTTACAGATGCtgtggaggaagggatggaagaGAATGTCAACACAGAGCTGGATATAATGCGAGAGTGTGCTGAGGATGCTGAGCGAATTTTAAAGTTGAATGGGCAGCCTAAGTCTCTCTAG